A genomic region of Rheinheimera sp. MMS21-TC3 contains the following coding sequences:
- a CDS encoding pentapeptide repeat-containing protein — MSIGDEKEYWSKTFEGEDFSERRISSKEFDGCTFIGCNFSEAIFSRSNFVDCEFSKCNLSIVKMEYSKFSDVTFRDSKLIGIDWTKVAWPRLIFSSPIQFYDCIVSESSFYGLSLQDLVIENCMAHNVDFRSGDFSSSNFMNTDFSGSTFADTNLSGVNFSGATDFDINIFINKIKKAKFDRFEAIRLLDFLEIELL, encoded by the coding sequence GTGAGTATTGGAGACGAAAAGGAGTACTGGTCAAAGACATTTGAAGGTGAAGATTTTTCTGAAAGAAGAATCTCCTCAAAAGAGTTCGATGGCTGTACTTTTATAGGATGTAATTTTTCTGAAGCTATTTTTAGTAGATCTAATTTTGTCGATTGTGAATTCTCAAAATGTAATTTAAGCATAGTGAAGATGGAGTACAGCAAATTCTCTGATGTTACATTTCGGGATTCGAAACTAATTGGTATTGATTGGACTAAAGTGGCTTGGCCTAGACTGATATTCAGTTCGCCTATTCAATTCTATGACTGTATTGTTAGCGAAAGTTCATTTTATGGATTATCACTGCAAGATCTAGTCATTGAAAACTGTATGGCGCACAATGTTGATTTTAGAAGTGGAGATTTTAGTAGCTCTAACTTTATGAATACTGACTTTTCCGGCTCTACATTTGCGGATACGAATTTATCAGGAGTAAACTTTTCAGGTGCAACTGATTTCGATATTAATATTTTTATAAACAAAATAAAAAAAGCAAAATTTGATCGTTTCGAAGCAATCAGACTACTTGACTTTTTAGAAATAGAGTTGCTTTAA
- a CDS encoding integron integrase, translated as MPASSPFLHYIAEEMHTRRYAKRTIETYLYWIKFFILFHKKQHPKDLSNEHVEQFLTYLTVTRHVAVQTQALALNALSFLYKEILKRPLALNLNFNQSTKARKLPVVLTQTEVKRLLATIDPQYLLLTQLLYGSGLRLMEAIRLRVIAIDFDYLSLMVWHGKGGKHRRVTLAPELIEPLRRQISLVDAFYQQDMQTDSFAGVWLPFALARKYPAAPKELGWQYLFPSARLSIEPRTTFMRRHHIDESGLQKAVRTAAKKAAIAKNVTCHTLRHSFATHLLEAGMDIRTVQEQLGHSDVKTTQIYTHVLKQGGNAVKSPLSQLTL; from the coding sequence ATGCCTGCGTCGTCACCATTCTTACACTATATCGCTGAAGAAATGCATACTCGTCGTTATGCTAAACGCACTATAGAAACTTATTTATATTGGATTAAGTTTTTTATTTTATTCCACAAAAAGCAGCACCCCAAAGATCTGTCGAATGAGCATGTAGAGCAATTTTTAACTTATTTGACCGTAACGCGACACGTTGCGGTGCAAACTCAAGCTTTAGCACTTAATGCGTTAAGTTTTCTTTATAAAGAGATATTAAAGCGGCCGCTGGCGTTGAACCTTAATTTTAATCAGTCTACCAAAGCCCGAAAATTACCCGTGGTGTTAACCCAAACCGAAGTTAAGCGGCTATTGGCTACTATTGATCCGCAGTATTTGCTATTAACGCAGCTACTATACGGCAGTGGCTTGCGGTTAATGGAAGCAATAAGGCTACGGGTAATTGCCATTGATTTTGACTATTTATCGCTAATGGTATGGCATGGTAAAGGCGGTAAACACCGTAGGGTTACGCTAGCGCCAGAATTAATAGAACCACTACGCCGGCAAATTAGTCTGGTCGACGCTTTTTATCAACAGGATATGCAAACGGATAGCTTTGCAGGGGTATGGTTACCTTTTGCGTTGGCGCGTAAGTACCCCGCCGCACCAAAAGAATTAGGCTGGCAATACTTGTTTCCGTCAGCACGCTTAAGCATTGAGCCGCGAACCACTTTTATGCGACGGCATCATATTGATGAGTCAGGTTTACAAAAGGCCGTACGCACTGCTGCGAAAAAAGCTGCCATAGCCAAAAACGTAACCTGCCATACTTTGCGCCATAGCTTTGCCACGCATCTTTTAGAAGCAGGTATGGATATTCGCACTGTGCAAGAGCAACTTGGCCATTCTGATGTTAAAACCACCCAAATTTATACCCATGTATTGAAACAAGGCGGCAATGCGGTAAAAAGCCCGCTGTCGCAATTAACGCTGTAA
- the leuD gene encoding 3-isopropylmalate dehydratase small subunit, which produces MSTIFSQGRVCPLDKNNIDTDQIIPKQFLTSVSRDGFADALFFDWRYLANGNLNPNFVLNQPQYAGATILLTRANFGCGSSREHAPWAIQQFGFNVIIAQSFADIFFNNSINNGMLLIQLSKTNIELLFDRCQQEPQNWQIDLQNQEILFGNNAAMGFSIDPDIKQRLLSGLDFIGSSEQLNPQIASYEQQRKANQPWLG; this is translated from the coding sequence ATGAGCACTATATTCAGCCAAGGGCGAGTATGCCCGCTAGATAAAAATAACATAGATACTGACCAAATAATTCCTAAACAGTTTTTAACCAGTGTTAGCCGTGATGGCTTTGCCGATGCCCTGTTTTTTGACTGGCGTTATTTAGCCAACGGCAACCTTAACCCGAACTTTGTGCTTAACCAGCCTCAATATGCTGGCGCCACTATATTATTAACCCGAGCTAATTTTGGCTGCGGCTCTAGCCGTGAACACGCCCCTTGGGCCATTCAACAGTTTGGTTTTAACGTTATTATTGCACAAAGCTTTGCCGATATTTTTTTTAATAACAGCATTAACAACGGCATGTTATTAATTCAATTAAGTAAAACCAATATTGAACTGCTATTTGACCGCTGCCAGCAAGAGCCGCAAAACTGGCAAATTGACTTACAAAACCAAGAAATACTGTTCGGCAACAATGCTGCTATGGGTTTTAGTATCGACCCAGACATTAAACAGCGTTTGCTATCCGGGCTAGACTTCATTGGCAGCAGCGAGCAACTAAACCCGCAAATAGCCAGCTACGAGCAACAGCGAAAAGCTAATCAGCCTTGGTTGGGTTAA
- the leuC gene encoding 3-isopropylmalate dehydratase large subunit, producing MAQTLYHKIYASHVVAKLNPSTDLLYVDRHFIHEVTSPQAFSGLTLANRQVRRPDLTFATMDHNVSTQIRTLEAAGDIARQQLEALAKNCDENLIELFDLNHPNQGIVHVIGPEQGLTQPGMIIVCGDSHTSTHGAFGALAFGIGTSEVEHVLATQTLPQQSAKTLKVEINGKLSPYVTAKDIIMAIIGQLGTAGGNGYVAEFCGSAIKGLSMEARMTLCNMSIEMGAKAGLIAPDAVTFAYLQGKPYAPSAEHWPAAVQYWQSLYSDHDAEFDKTVVIDASIISPQITWGTNPEQVIAVDQSIPEPSNFADATKREAAERALAYMGLTAGTKLTDYPVDVVFIGSCTNSRIEDLRAAASLVQGKTVATGVRALVVPGSGIVKRQAEQEGLATIFKQAGFEWREPGCSMCLGMNDDRVGAGQRCASTSNRNFEGRQGRGSRTHLVSPAMAAAAAIAGKFVNIAAIEQPQGEPA from the coding sequence ATGGCCCAAACCTTATATCATAAAATTTATGCTAGCCATGTGGTGGCTAAACTAAACCCTAGTACCGACTTATTGTATGTTGATCGGCACTTTATTCATGAAGTTACTTCGCCGCAGGCGTTTTCAGGCTTAACGTTAGCTAATCGTCAGGTGCGCCGGCCCGACTTAACCTTTGCTACTATGGATCACAACGTTTCTACCCAAATACGCACTTTAGAAGCCGCAGGCGATATTGCCCGGCAGCAACTGGAAGCGTTAGCAAAAAACTGTGATGAAAACCTAATTGAACTGTTCGATCTTAATCATCCTAACCAAGGCATAGTGCATGTTATTGGCCCCGAGCAAGGCCTAACCCAACCGGGCATGATTATAGTGTGTGGCGATTCGCATACTTCTACCCATGGTGCTTTTGGTGCTTTAGCTTTTGGTATTGGCACCTCAGAAGTCGAGCATGTTTTAGCTACCCAGACGCTACCCCAGCAAAGCGCTAAAACCTTAAAAGTAGAAATTAACGGCAAATTAAGCCCTTATGTCACAGCTAAAGACATCATAATGGCAATAATAGGCCAGTTAGGCACAGCGGGTGGCAATGGTTATGTAGCCGAGTTTTGCGGCAGTGCTATTAAAGGCTTAAGCATGGAAGCCCGTATGACGCTATGTAATATGAGCATAGAAATGGGCGCTAAAGCTGGCTTAATTGCCCCAGATGCCGTCACCTTTGCTTATTTACAAGGAAAACCGTATGCACCCAGCGCCGAGCATTGGCCAGCGGCAGTGCAATATTGGCAAAGCCTGTATTCAGATCATGATGCTGAGTTTGATAAAACCGTAGTTATTGATGCCAGCATCATTAGCCCGCAAATTACTTGGGGCACCAACCCCGAACAAGTAATTGCCGTTGACCAAAGCATCCCCGAGCCAAGCAATTTTGCTGATGCCACTAAACGCGAAGCGGCAGAGCGCGCTTTGGCGTATATGGGACTAACTGCCGGCACTAAGCTAACCGACTACCCAGTAGATGTGGTGTTTATAGGCAGCTGCACTAATAGTCGCATTGAAGACTTACGCGCCGCGGCCAGCCTAGTGCAAGGTAAAACAGTGGCGACAGGTGTGCGGGCGTTAGTGGTGCCAGGCTCCGGCATTGTAAAACGTCAAGCCGAGCAAGAAGGCTTAGCCACAATATTTAAGCAAGCTGGTTTTGAATGGCGCGAACCCGGTTGCAGCATGTGCTTGGGTATGAATGACGACCGCGTCGGCGCTGGCCAGCGCTGCGCCTCAACAAGCAACCGTAACTTTGAAGGCCGCCAAGGGCGCGGTTCACGCACCCACTTAGTTAGCCCTGCTATGGCCGCTGCCGCCGCTATTGCCGGTAAGTTTGTCAACATTGCCGCTATTGAACAACCACAAGGAGAGCCAGCATGA
- the leuB gene encoding 3-isopropylmalate dehydrogenase has protein sequence MNKSQPSQQAKNHYNIAVLSGDGIGPEVMAEAVKVLQAVANKFQFTLNLMPALVGGAAIDATGQPLPAATLQLCQQSDAILFGSVGGPKWANLAPDQQPERGSLLPLRKHFDLFSNLRPGQIYPEFADLSPLHPRVSCLGMNVLCVRELTGGIYFGEKGRTANSAYDTQRYSKTEIERISHVAFKAALTRSKKVTSIDKANVLQTSVLWRETVTNLAKQYPEVELEHMYIDNAAMQLIRSPQQFDVLLCDNLFGDILSDEIAAIAGSLGLLPSASLNEQGFGLYEPAGGSAPDIAGKGIANPIAQILSAALMLRFSCNQPDAAAAIEQAVQQCLAQHIVTQDIDPKSIYSTVAVGAAVVAIINRMPVLTSQAIATVGVN, from the coding sequence ATGAATAAGTCACAACCAAGCCAACAAGCTAAAAACCATTACAATATTGCGGTGTTAAGTGGTGACGGTATAGGCCCTGAAGTAATGGCCGAAGCGGTTAAAGTGCTACAAGCTGTGGCAAACAAGTTTCAGTTTACGCTTAACTTAATGCCAGCTTTAGTTGGCGGCGCAGCAATAGATGCCACTGGCCAGCCATTACCTGCTGCTACGTTACAGCTTTGCCAGCAAAGCGATGCCATTTTATTTGGCTCTGTGGGTGGCCCTAAGTGGGCAAATTTAGCGCCTGATCAGCAACCTGAGCGTGGTTCGTTATTGCCGCTGCGTAAACATTTTGATTTATTCTCAAATTTACGGCCTGGGCAAATTTACCCAGAATTTGCTGACTTATCGCCGCTGCACCCGCGAGTAAGTTGCTTAGGCATGAATGTATTGTGCGTGCGTGAACTAACAGGCGGTATTTATTTTGGTGAAAAAGGCCGCACAGCTAATAGTGCCTACGACACTCAGCGTTACAGCAAAACTGAAATTGAACGTATTAGCCATGTGGCTTTTAAGGCTGCCTTAACCCGCAGTAAAAAAGTTACTTCTATTGATAAAGCCAATGTGTTGCAAACCAGTGTGCTATGGCGTGAAACCGTGACCAACCTAGCTAAGCAGTATCCAGAAGTTGAGCTAGAGCATATGTATATCGACAATGCGGCTATGCAGTTAATTCGCAGCCCGCAGCAGTTTGATGTTCTGTTATGCGATAACTTATTTGGCGATATTTTATCTGACGAAATTGCCGCTATTGCCGGCTCGCTAGGCTTATTGCCATCAGCTAGCTTAAATGAACAAGGCTTTGGCCTATATGAACCCGCCGGTGGCAGTGCGCCTGATATTGCCGGCAAAGGCATTGCTAACCCAATAGCACAAATATTAAGTGCCGCTTTAATGTTGCGCTTTAGTTGTAACCAGCCCGATGCTGCCGCAGCCATAGAGCAAGCCGTGCAGCAATGTTTAGCTCAACATATTGTTACCCAAGATATCGATCCTAAATCGATTTACAGCACGGTTGCCGTTGGCGCAGCCGTTGTTGCCATTATAAACCGCATGCCAGTACTAACTAGCCAAGCCATAGCAACTGTAGGAGTAAACTAA
- the leuA gene encoding 2-isopropylmalate synthase, whose amino-acid sequence MNGDNKIWIFDTTLRDGEQALRASLSQKQKLQLAHAIARLNVDVMEVGFPVSSPGDFSSVQQIGREIKGPVICGLARAVAADIEACGQALQYAERRRIHTFIATSPLHLQYKLRKTLAQASEQAVAAIKLASRYTDDIEFSCEDAGRTPIDDLCWIVERAIAAGATTINIPDTVGYTVPNEFSAIISALKHKVANIDKARLSVHCHNDLGLAVANSVSAIQAGARQIECTVNGIGERAGNCSLEEVAMIINTRKDIFQPLYTQIKTTEIYRSSHLVSQICNMPIQPNKAIVGENAFAHSSGIHQDGVLKAQNTYEIMAPEQVGIRQNELNLTSRSGRHVIQHRLAQLGYSQDDYDLDAVYNSFISLADEKGRVFDYDLEALVFFQTLQEPDDYYRLAFLSSTTDTGQVASATVGLHCDEVLITEAATGNGPVEAAFNAISRISKLQVKVVNYNLQAKGSGESALGQVDITAEHEGRHFHGAGLATDIVRASVLAYVHVLNMIQRAQTIDAYKHSRSLKTAAVGAI is encoded by the coding sequence ATGAACGGTGATAATAAAATTTGGATTTTCGACACTACCTTGCGCGATGGCGAGCAGGCCCTTCGTGCTAGTTTAAGTCAAAAGCAAAAGCTGCAATTAGCTCATGCTATAGCGCGATTAAATGTAGATGTTATGGAGGTAGGTTTCCCGGTGTCTAGCCCAGGAGACTTTAGCTCTGTGCAACAAATTGGCCGGGAAATTAAAGGCCCGGTTATTTGCGGCTTAGCCCGCGCTGTTGCGGCCGACATTGAAGCTTGTGGCCAAGCGTTGCAGTATGCTGAACGCCGACGTATTCATACCTTTATTGCAACCTCACCCCTGCATTTACAATACAAATTGCGCAAAACCTTAGCCCAAGCTAGCGAGCAAGCCGTAGCGGCCATTAAGTTAGCCAGCCGTTATACCGACGATATTGAGTTTTCGTGTGAAGATGCAGGGCGCACGCCTATAGATGACTTATGCTGGATAGTAGAGCGCGCCATAGCTGCTGGCGCTACCACTATTAACATTCCCGATACTGTGGGCTATACAGTGCCTAATGAGTTTTCGGCCATTATTTCGGCTTTAAAGCATAAAGTGGCCAACATAGATAAAGCCCGGTTAAGCGTACATTGTCATAACGATTTAGGTTTAGCCGTTGCCAATAGCGTTAGTGCCATACAAGCTGGCGCGCGGCAAATAGAGTGCACCGTGAATGGCATTGGCGAACGAGCAGGTAATTGCTCATTAGAAGAAGTGGCTATGATTATTAATACCCGTAAGGATATTTTTCAGCCGCTGTATACACAAATTAAAACCACAGAAATTTACCGCAGCAGCCACTTAGTTAGCCAAATTTGCAATATGCCTATTCAGCCAAACAAAGCCATAGTAGGCGAGAATGCTTTTGCTCACAGCTCAGGTATTCACCAAGACGGTGTATTAAAAGCACAAAACACCTATGAAATTATGGCGCCCGAGCAAGTGGGCATTCGTCAAAACGAGCTTAATTTAACGTCGCGCTCTGGCCGCCATGTTATTCAGCATCGTTTAGCTCAATTAGGTTACAGCCAAGACGATTACGATTTAGACGCTGTGTATAACAGCTTTATTAGCCTAGCCGATGAAAAAGGCCGAGTGTTCGATTATGACTTAGAAGCCTTAGTGTTCTTTCAAACTTTACAAGAACCAGATGATTATTATCGTTTGGCATTTTTAAGCTCTACCACTGATACCGGCCAAGTGGCAAGCGCGACGGTAGGCTTGCATTGCGATGAAGTATTAATAACCGAAGCGGCCACCGGTAATGGCCCTGTTGAAGCGGCCTTTAATGCCATTAGCCGTATTAGCAAATTACAAGTTAAAGTGGTCAATTATAACCTGCAAGCTAAAGGCAGTGGCGAGTCGGCTTTAGGCCAAGTAGACATTACTGCCGAGCATGAAGGAAGGCATTTTCATGGTGCTGGCTTGGCCACAGATATAGTGCGCGCTTCAGTATTGGCTTATGTTCATGTGCTAAATATGATCCAGCGCGCCCAAACAATAGATGCTTATAAGCATAGCCGTAGCCTAAAAACCGCAGCGGTAGGTGCTATATGA
- a CDS encoding HAMP domain-containing sensor histidine kinase — MRFSLQTASLRQLVILSFFMALIPVAVLLWQSHTSLSGVSKNAVSEAESAVTSVRRVENMQNTVVDIERAVRQFTIVKTPALAQVAANHLDNYQQILQPICQSLAQASLCQSQQASLLQLQADFQILNSKQLEPLILQFKQQQQQLTQAVWSMLEQNLQDQQNYVVQSQQQLAWQTVLLVIITLLLVLWASGRIAAPVKKLDIMIRAIGQQHQFPDEKLVGPKELTELGEQLRWLSARLQQLEALRLILLRHASHELKTPLSSIREGCALLTEQLVGPLNPQQLEVVGLLNGSADRLSLLTEQLLDYNRLLQQARPELDWHSPQRLFSQCFTDHALSLQQREQNIELDCQISAIFTDETLFRRILDNLINNAQAYGSQGSPVWVKLYQQEHQLVLDVANNGTPIPTALKRSLFEPFQRGTTPRYDAVQGSGLGLSIVADCARLLGGHADIVDVIYADVCIRVRLPLLGEKTG, encoded by the coding sequence ATGCGCTTTTCTTTGCAAACAGCCTCACTTAGGCAGCTAGTTATATTAAGCTTTTTTATGGCGCTAATTCCGGTGGCGGTGCTGCTGTGGCAAAGCCATACTTCGCTTAGCGGTGTGAGTAAAAATGCAGTTTCTGAAGCCGAGTCTGCGGTAACAAGCGTGCGTCGGGTTGAAAACATGCAAAATACAGTAGTAGATATTGAGCGTGCGGTACGCCAGTTTACTATTGTTAAAACCCCTGCGCTGGCTCAAGTTGCGGCTAACCATTTAGATAACTATCAGCAAATATTACAACCTATTTGTCAAAGCCTAGCGCAAGCTAGCTTATGTCAGTCACAACAAGCTTCTTTACTGCAACTACAAGCTGATTTTCAAATATTAAATAGTAAGCAGCTAGAGCCATTAATTTTGCAGTTTAAACAGCAACAACAGCAACTGACACAAGCGGTTTGGTCGATGTTAGAGCAAAACCTGCAGGATCAGCAGAATTATGTGGTGCAAAGCCAGCAACAGCTTGCTTGGCAAACCGTTTTGTTAGTGATTATTACTTTGCTGCTAGTATTGTGGGCATCTGGCCGCATTGCTGCGCCCGTTAAGAAGCTAGATATTATGATCCGCGCTATTGGTCAGCAACATCAATTTCCGGATGAAAAGCTTGTTGGCCCCAAAGAGCTAACTGAGCTAGGTGAGCAATTGCGCTGGTTAAGCGCTCGCCTGCAGCAATTAGAAGCCTTACGCTTAATATTGCTGCGCCATGCTTCTCATGAGCTAAAAACGCCTCTTTCTAGTATTCGTGAAGGTTGCGCTTTGTTAACCGAACAACTTGTAGGCCCGTTAAACCCCCAACAATTAGAGGTGGTTGGCTTATTAAATGGTAGTGCCGATAGGCTAAGCTTATTAACCGAGCAGCTTTTAGACTACAATCGTTTATTGCAGCAAGCCAGACCTGAACTGGATTGGCATTCACCGCAACGCTTATTTAGCCAGTGCTTTACCGATCATGCCCTATCACTGCAACAACGTGAACAGAACATAGAGTTAGATTGCCAGATCAGTGCTATTTTTACCGATGAAACCTTATTTAGACGTATACTAGACAATTTAATTAATAATGCCCAAGCCTATGGCAGTCAGGGCAGCCCTGTATGGGTTAAGTTATACCAACAAGAGCACCAATTAGTGCTAGATGTTGCCAATAATGGCACACCGATCCCTACTGCATTAAAGCGTTCGTTATTTGAACCTTTTCAACGGGGAACAACCCCTAGGTATGATGCGGTGCAAGGCTCTGGGTTGGGCTTGTCTATTGTTGCTGACTGCGCCAGATTATTAGGTGGCCATGCCGATATCGTGGATGTTATTTATGCTGATGTCTGTATTCGCGTGCGCTTGCCATTGTTAGGGGAAAAAACCGGATGA
- a CDS encoding sigma 54-interacting transcriptional regulator, whose product MANPKPRLLLVDDDPSLLRLLTLRLEGEGYQVFTADSAETALTLLPKHSPDVVLSDLRMPGLDGMSLFDEIAKRYAGLPVVLMTAHGSIPEAVAATQRGVFGFLTKPLNHAELRDILQRAIRQSVPEQATWRAAIVTRAKIMEDVLEQAYRVAQRDVSVLITGASGTGKELLAQAIHQASPRAKQAFVAINCGALPEHLLESELFGHTKGAFTGAVNEHGGLFREADGGTLFLDEIGDMPAPLQVKLLRALQEQQIRPVGSSKTIAINVRVISATHRDLQHGMADGSFREDLYYRLNVVNLKLPTLQQRPEDIPLLARHVLQQSVARHQVDVNRFSDDALQLLATAKWPGNVRQLVNVVEQCVALTNSPVIGAAQVEQALAQNSSFWPSLTEARDQFERQYLIRVLKVTEGNVTRAAELAGRNRTDLYKLLKKHDLSAAQVIEQDQDAK is encoded by the coding sequence ATGGCCAACCCTAAGCCTCGCTTACTGCTTGTAGATGATGACCCTAGCCTATTACGCTTATTAACCCTGCGCTTAGAGGGTGAAGGCTATCAAGTATTTACTGCTGACAGTGCAGAAACAGCCTTAACGCTATTACCAAAACATTCACCTGATGTGGTATTAAGCGATTTACGTATGCCCGGCCTTGATGGCATGAGCCTGTTTGACGAAATAGCCAAGCGTTATGCCGGTTTGCCTGTGGTGCTGATGACAGCTCATGGCTCTATCCCAGAAGCTGTCGCCGCTACCCAACGCGGAGTTTTTGGTTTTTTAACTAAGCCTTTAAATCATGCTGAACTACGAGATATTTTGCAGCGAGCCATACGGCAGTCTGTGCCAGAGCAAGCAACATGGCGGGCAGCCATAGTTACCCGTGCTAAAATTATGGAAGATGTGCTAGAGCAAGCTTACCGGGTAGCACAACGTGATGTTAGTGTGTTAATTACCGGCGCCAGCGGTACAGGTAAAGAGCTCTTAGCGCAGGCTATTCATCAAGCTAGCCCTCGTGCTAAGCAAGCTTTTGTTGCGATTAACTGCGGTGCCTTGCCCGAGCATTTATTGGAATCAGAGTTGTTTGGCCATACTAAAGGCGCTTTTACCGGTGCCGTAAATGAACATGGCGGCTTGTTTCGTGAAGCTGATGGCGGTACCTTATTTTTAGATGAAATTGGTGATATGCCAGCGCCATTACAAGTTAAATTACTTCGCGCCTTGCAAGAGCAACAAATTCGCCCTGTAGGCAGCAGTAAAACTATTGCTATTAATGTGCGGGTAATATCAGCGACTCATCGTGACTTACAGCATGGCATGGCCGATGGCAGTTTTAGGGAAGATTTATATTATCGTTTAAATGTAGTCAACCTTAAATTACCAACCTTGCAGCAAAGGCCAGAGGACATTCCACTATTAGCTCGCCATGTTTTACAACAAAGCGTGGCAAGGCATCAAGTGGATGTAAATCGCTTTTCTGATGATGCTTTGCAATTGCTAGCTACTGCTAAGTGGCCGGGCAATGTGCGGCAGTTAGTGAACGTGGTTGAGCAATGTGTAGCCTTAACAAATAGCCCTGTTATAGGGGCAGCGCAAGTTGAACAAGCCTTAGCCCAAAATAGCAGCTTTTGGCCATCATTAACGGAAGCAAGAGATCAGTTTGAACGCCAATATTTAATTCGAGTATTAAAAGTGACTGAGGGTAATGTTACCCGAGCGGCAGAATTAGCTGGCCGTAATCGTACAGATTTGTATAAACTATTAAAAAAGCATGATCTTAGTGCCGCACAAGTGATTGAACAAGATCAGGACGCTAAATAA
- a CDS encoding DUF2288 domain-containing protein, whose amino-acid sequence MSITPPDAHLAEDAEDPALIRAKIISETAKISWLELQKFYAAGSVITVQPTLDLIDVAFAFSQDDKAQVASWLASGSINRTSKEQAQQWFDKETQLWAVVISPWILVQDKPDPATLN is encoded by the coding sequence ATGAGTATTACACCACCTGACGCCCACTTAGCCGAAGACGCAGAAGATCCGGCATTAATAAGAGCTAAAATAATTAGCGAAACGGCAAAAATAAGCTGGTTAGAATTGCAAAAATTTTATGCTGCAGGTTCTGTTATAACCGTGCAACCAACATTAGACTTAATTGATGTGGCCTTTGCTTTTAGCCAAGACGATAAAGCCCAAGTTGCCAGCTGGTTAGCAAGTGGCAGCATAAACCGCACCAGTAAAGAGCAAGCGCAGCAGTGGTTTGATAAAGAAACCCAGTTATGGGCTGTGGTTATTTCGCCATGGATTTTAGTCCAAGATAAGCCTGACCCAGCAACCCTAAATTAA
- a CDS encoding acyl-CoA thioesterase: MTDSFQKTNSSRVTLSQLMLPSHSNFSGKIHGGYLLSLMDQIAFACGSKYSGMYCVTASVDRVDFLNPIEVGELVTLKASVNYVGNSSMVVGIRVDAQNIQTGKVKHCNSSYFTMIAKDEQGNNIKVPRLILTSKEDVLRYMKTIERLKLRHSYAELCTDFNGDIQQAINNITKNGDVKVQLS, from the coding sequence ATGACCGATAGTTTTCAAAAAACCAATAGTTCACGGGTAACCTTATCGCAGCTAATGCTACCATCACACTCTAACTTTAGTGGTAAAATTCATGGTGGTTACTTATTGTCACTAATGGATCAAATTGCTTTTGCTTGTGGCTCAAAATATAGCGGTATGTATTGTGTTACAGCCTCGGTTGATCGGGTCGATTTTTTAAACCCCATAGAAGTAGGTGAATTGGTTACCTTAAAAGCGTCGGTTAATTATGTTGGTAATAGCTCTATGGTAGTGGGCATTCGCGTTGATGCTCAAAATATTCAAACCGGTAAAGTAAAACATTGTAATTCATCTTACTTCACCATGATTGCAAAAGACGAACAAGGCAATAACATTAAAGTGCCACGGCTTATTTTAACCAGCAAAGAAGATGTATTGCGCTACATGAAAACCATAGAGCGCTTAAAGTTACGCCATAGTTATGCCGAGTTGTGCACTGACTTTAATGGTGATATTCAACAAGCCATAAATAATATAACTAAAAATGGTGATGTTAAGGTGCAGCTTAGTTAA
- a CDS encoding thioesterase family protein, producing MFTEKLQPRFADTDALGHINNTVFTVWFEGARQGVFRIFTPELDLKHWPLIVASVKLDYHAQTHYGAEVEIRTHISRIGGSSFDVYQEAWQQGVKTVSGTAVMVQFDYNNNKAKPLTGQQLEQLRAHLYVASA from the coding sequence ATGTTTACAGAAAAATTACAGCCACGCTTTGCCGATACTGATGCTTTAGGCCATATTAATAACACTGTTTTTACGGTTTGGTTTGAAGGTGCTCGCCAAGGTGTGTTTCGTATTTTTACCCCAGAATTAGACTTAAAACATTGGCCGTTAATAGTGGCTAGCGTAAAGCTAGATTATCACGCTCAAACCCATTATGGTGCTGAAGTAGAAATACGCACTCATATTAGTCGCATTGGTGGTAGCTCGTTTGATGTCTATCAAGAAGCTTGGCAACAAGGCGTTAAAACCGTGTCGGGTACAGCGGTAATGGTGCAGTTTGACTACAATAACAATAAAGCTAAACCTTTAACTGGCCAGCAGTTAGAGCAGTTAAGGGCACACCTTTATGTAGCTAGTGCTTAA